One genomic segment of Acinetobacter oleivorans DR1 includes these proteins:
- a CDS encoding gamma-glutamylcyclotransferase family protein translates to MSSLFVYGTLGPGRPNAHILENIGGQWAEGWVNGTLHNQGWGADLGYPGIVLDESTNQVQGFVFSSEHLNANWKLLDDFEGEEYERVPVQVTLNSGERVDSFIYVLKS, encoded by the coding sequence ATGTCGAGTTTATTTGTTTATGGCACTTTAGGCCCAGGTCGTCCTAATGCACATATACTTGAAAATATTGGCGGACAATGGGCAGAAGGTTGGGTCAACGGAACCTTACATAATCAAGGTTGGGGAGCTGATTTAGGCTATCCGGGAATTGTGCTTGATGAAAGTACCAATCAAGTTCAAGGTTTTGTTTTTAGCTCAGAACATTTAAATGCAAACTGGAAATTACTTGATGATTTTGAAGGCGAAGAATACGAAAGAGTACCTGTTCAAGTCACTTTAAATAGTGGCGAACGTGTTGATTCTTTTATTTATGTGTTGAAGTCTTAA